From Methanococcus maripaludis, one genomic window encodes:
- a CDS encoding P-II family nitrogen regulator: MRKIEAIFRPERLLAVKNALSEEGFISLTLTEVKGRGVQGGIIERYRGNEYLVDLLPKVKIEVVSKDENVEKIIKIISENAVTGKPGDGKIFVIPVEDAIRIRTNETGKDAI, from the coding sequence ATGAGAAAAATTGAAGCAATATTCAGACCTGAAAGACTATTGGCGGTTAAGAATGCTCTTTCAGAAGAAGGATTCATCAGTTTAACGTTGACAGAAGTAAAAGGAAGGGGGGTTCAGGGCGGAATCATCGAAAGATACCGTGGAAACGAGTATCTTGTAGATTTACTTCCTAAAGTTAAAATTGAAGTTGTTTCTAAAGACGAAAACGTTGAAAAAATAATCAAAATTATCTCTGAAAATGCAGTAACTGGAAAACCAGGGGATGGAAAAATCTTCGTAATTCCTGTTGAAGATGCAATTAGAATCAGGACAAATGAAACAGGAAAAGATGCCATTTAA
- a CDS encoding ammonium transporter, whose product MATADLFADPTNIVTGLSTLATSGDVMFLVLMGTLVFAMQLGFALLEGGQVRKKNVNNVMMKNMADWLIGAVSWLFIGSVLAVSLVPGDFFSWWGQIFTTNFADNGIDLANWFFGLVFAATAATIVSGGVAERIKFKSYLLMSIVITAVLYPLFVYIGPWGSGMIPFNDYAGSFIVHGLGGFLALGAIMALGPRIGKFVNKKPISIPGHNIPMSVFGAFVLAIGWYGFNVGSSLALGDISGLVCATTTLAMAGGGIGALLASKDDVLFTANGLVAGLVAICSGTDVVSPVGALVIGLLAGIQVPIVYKVVEKMGLDDVCGVVPVHGTAGLLGGILTGIFGMAALGGAGGVSLVNQLIAAGLTVVYGTGLGFGLGKLVGGFTGGLRVTEEEEKMGLDLAEHKLPAYPDE is encoded by the coding sequence ATGGCAACAGCAGATTTATTTGCCGACCCAACAAACATCGTAACTGGACTCAGTACCTTGGCAACATCTGGAGATGTAATGTTTTTAGTATTAATGGGAACACTTGTGTTTGCAATGCAACTTGGATTTGCGCTTCTTGAAGGAGGTCAGGTCAGGAAGAAAAATGTTAACAACGTAATGATGAAAAACATGGCAGACTGGTTAATTGGGGCAGTTTCATGGCTCTTTATCGGATCAGTTCTTGCAGTGTCACTTGTTCCGGGGGACTTCTTCAGCTGGTGGGGACAAATCTTCACAACGAACTTTGCAGATAACGGAATAGACTTAGCAAACTGGTTCTTTGGACTAGTGTTCGCAGCAACCGCAGCTACAATCGTATCGGGTGGTGTTGCAGAAAGAATTAAATTCAAATCATACTTGTTAATGTCAATAGTAATAACCGCAGTGCTTTATCCATTATTCGTGTACATCGGACCATGGGGCTCAGGAATGATTCCATTCAACGATTACGCTGGAAGTTTCATCGTACACGGTCTTGGTGGTTTCTTAGCACTTGGAGCAATCATGGCCCTTGGACCAAGGATTGGAAAATTCGTTAACAAAAAACCAATTTCGATTCCAGGACACAACATTCCAATGTCAGTATTCGGGGCATTCGTTTTAGCAATCGGATGGTACGGATTTAACGTAGGAAGTTCACTTGCACTTGGAGATATATCTGGATTAGTATGTGCAACAACAACACTTGCAATGGCAGGTGGAGGTATTGGGGCACTTTTAGCTTCAAAAGATGATGTATTATTCACAGCAAACGGTCTTGTTGCAGGTTTAGTTGCAATCTGTTCAGGAACTGATGTTGTAAGCCCTGTGGGAGCATTAGTAATCGGTCTTCTTGCAGGAATTCAGGTACCTATCGTCTACAAAGTTGTTGAAAAAATGGGACTTGACGACGTATGTGGCGTAGTTCCAGTACACGGTACAGCAGGTCTTTTAGGGGGTATCTTAACGGGTATCTTTGGAATGGCAGCTCTCGGTGGTGCTGGTGGAGTAAGCTTGGTAAACCAGCTTATTGCAGCAGGATTAACTGTAGTATACGGTACAGGATTAGGATTCGGACTTGGAAAATTAGTTGGTGGATTCACAGGCGGACTCAGAGTTACTGAAGAAGAAGAAAAAATGGGACTCGACCTTGCAGAACACAAATTGCCAGCTTACCCTGACGAATAA